Proteins encoded within one genomic window of ANME-2 cluster archaeon:
- a CDS encoding NAD(P)-binding domain-containing protein, which produces MKIAILGGTGSIGGGLALRWALDHEIIIGSRMYEKAELTADEYRKVLKAASDKSCTISGCLNEDAVTDAEVIVLSVPYEHVA; this is translated from the coding sequence GGCGGAACGGGAAGCATTGGTGGCGGCCTGGCGCTCAGATGGGCTCTGGACCATGAGATCATTATCGGTTCCAGAATGTATGAAAAAGCCGAACTGACAGCTGATGAATACCGTAAGGTGCTGAAAGCTGCATCCGATAAGAGCTGCACCATTTCCGGATGCCTGAATGAAGACGCGGTAACAGATGCCGAAGTAATTGTATTGTCCGTACCCTATGAACATGTTGCAT